Genomic segment of Octadecabacter arcticus 238:
CGCGAACATGAATTCCCAATGAAGGCTCGCCGCTTTCATCTTCATTCCGGCCATTGGCATCGGCGAGTCCGTACCATCAATAGAGACGATGCCGCCCTGTGGCCGGATCAGTTCAACTGCCGCATCCCAATGGCGCATGTCGTTGAAGACCGCGATATGATCGACGTGATGCATGCCAAGTGCGCGCACCTGTACCACTATATCTTCGCCGTGGCTGATCACATGATCTGCGCCCAGATCTTGTACCCACGCGCTCGTCTCTGGCCGCGATGCCGTCGCGATGACGACCAACCCAGCCTGCTTGGCAAGCTGGATGCCGATAGACCCTACACCGCCGGCGGCGCCGATGATCAAGATCGTCTGGCCCTTGTCGGCGCCATCACGATCAATGCCCAAGCGATCGAAAAACGCCTCATAGGCGGTGATCGTTGTCAATGGAAGGGCGGCGGCTTCTGCGTGGGACAGTGAGGTTGGTTTGTGGCCGACGATGCGCTCGTCAACCAAATGAAATTCTTGGTTGGTACCGGAGCGCGTGATGTCGCCCGCATAATAGACCGCGTCGCCAGCTTTGAACAACGTCACATCAGGCCCAACGGCCTCGACGACACCAGACGCATCATAGCCGATAACACGCGGGCTTGGCTCGACCGTGTCCTTGGGCGCGCGCACTTTTGTGTCGACAGGGTTCACCGCAACCGCTTTGACGCCGACCAGAATATCGTGGCCTTGCGGCCTTGGCGTTTCGAGCGTCACATCAAGAAACGCATTTGGATTTTCGATCGGTAGATACTGGGTGAGAGCGACGGCTTTCATGCAATTTTTCCTCAAATGTTGTGTCCGATAGGCGGGCGGGATTGTTTGATGGCTAAGTCTCACTTAACGGCCAATATCGCAAGTCCGCACAAAGGACGGTCTCCTCGTTTTGGTCCCCGTAAGCCGACGGTCTATGTGTAAAAGGAATTTGGATCCAAACACCCTGAGCGCGCTTTTAGGGAATGTCCCGAAGAATGTTGAAATTTTAATTTAGGGTGGCGTTGCTTCCCCTGAGCCGTAGGCTCTGGGTGTTTAATCGCAAAAGGAAGCAACACCATGAAGAAGACTATCACAGCAAGCGCTGGACTTGCCAGCGCGTCGAATGTTCATCAACTCGTGGAAACAGCCTGGGACAAAGTTGGCGAGAGCTTCGAGCAGTTCTGCCTGACGGCGGGCGTCGCCAGTCTGGTTCAGATGTTTGGTGAGGACGCAGATACGCTGGCGGGTGGCCGATACGAGCATTGCACTGACAAGCCTGGCCACAGATGGGGCACCGCGAAAGGTCAGGTTGGGTTCCATGGTGGGAAGATTGAGCTGGAGCGCGCCCGTGTGCGCGATAAAGTGACCGGTAAAGAGATTGTCCTGCCGAGCTGGGAAGAGGCCTCCTCGGGTGGCTTCCTTGAACAATGGGAAATGAGCCTAATGTTGATGAATGTTTCCACCCGTAAGTATGACCGAGCTGTACGGCTGCCCGAAGCGAAGGTGCCTAATAAGGCAGGGAGCGGGCTGTCCAGGTCAGCAGTTTCGCGTCGCTTCAAAGCACTCACCCAAGCGCGCCTGGATGAGTGGATGTCATCTGATCTATCGGAGCTTGACCTTGTAGCGATCCAGATCGACGGGCTGCATTTGGACGATCATTTGTTGGTGCTTGCGGCCGTGGGTGTGGAGGTTTCAGGCGAAAAGCACCCTCTGGGCGTCATTGAAGGGGCGACCGAGAACGCCGCGACGGTTCAGGCGCTTTTGGACAATCTGATAGAGCGTGGGCTCGATCCAGCGGGCTGCTATTTGTTCATCGTAGATGGGGCTAAGGCACTGACCAAGGCAATTCGGCGCACATTTGGTGCCGATATTCCCATCCAAAGATGCCAGATACACAAGGCCCGCAACATAACTGACAGGCTTCCTCCAAAGCTGCACGCCTCCGTACGCCGCGCGCTGAAGCAAGCATGGGAGCTTGATGATGCCGACAAAGCCGAGCGGTTGATGCGGAATCTTGCCCAGCGACTAGAGCTTGAGGCTCCGGACGTTTCAAAGTCGATCCTTGAGGGCCTAGACGAAATTCTAACTGTTGTTAGGTTGGGGCTACCTGTGGAATTGAGACGCTCATTGGCCAGCACCAACATCATTGAATCTATGAACAGCGTGATCCGACAGGTCTGTCGAAACGTCAAACGCTGGCGCGATGCAAAAATGGCGCTGCGCTGGACAGGGGCTGGTATGCTGGAAGCCGCGAAAGGCTTCCGCCGCCTAAAGGCCTACAAGCAACTCCCCATTCTCAAGCAAGCTTTGCTAGATCATCGCAATACCGTAACGCTTGACCAAATCAAGGACGTCGCCTAACCATCAATCAAGCAGCGCCACTCGCCCGATTTTCAACATCGTACGGGACATCCCCCGCTTTTACGACCCCCACTCTAGTCGGGCATTCAGGCCACCGTCGGGCAGATTGCTGAGGATTAGGTCCACGTCGCGCTGCGCCACCATATCCTGCACAATGGACAGGCCAAGGCCATGTCCGGGAACGGTTTCATCCAGCCGCTTGCCGCGCCGCATGACTGACGCAAGCTCAGCCTCGGAGATCCCCGGGCCGTTATCGCTCACCTGAATAAATCCACGGATCGCGGTCCCTCCTGCGGAGATCGCAATTTTATCACCAGTCCATTTCGTAGCGTTGTCGATCAGGTTCCCCAACAATTCTGTCAGAGCGAATTCGTCAAAAGGGCACACGGCGTGCGGTGCGATATCCATCGTCCACGCCACGTCATCGCCACCGACGCGTCTTTGAAAGGCTTGCACCAATTTTCGCAAAACGGGTCCAGTTTTGCACTGCACAACTTGCCCGCTCATTTGATCGCGCGTTCTTGCCAGTTCTCGTTCCACCAGATGCTGTGTGCTGGTGACTTGATAGTCGATCTCGTCGGGAATGGTCGACACATCGCCACCCGACCGAAGGTCTTGTGCAAGCGCGCGCATCACGGTGAGGGGGGTTTTCAGGCCGTGGGCCAATGTGCTGGCGCGCGCGCGCGCAGTTTCGACGGCTTGTTCTTGGCTCTCAAGAAGATCGTTCACTTCTTTAACAAGTGGTGCGACCTCAGCCGCGCAATCCGTTGACAGCCTTTGGCCCGGTTTGGTTTTCACCAAATTAACCTCGGCTTTAACTTTATCGAGCGGCTTTAGGCCAATGCGGACAGTAAACCATGAGGCGAGCACCAAGAAAGTACCAAGCAACGCCAATGCCATCGTCACACTGCGTCGAAAACTTGAAATCGGCGCTTCGACGCTGGTTTGATCGATCGCGACGGCCACGAGTAACTCCCGTGCTTCGCCTTCATGTTCCAGTGTGATCCGCCAACTCCCCGTGAGGTAAACTTCGCCGTCCGATCCTACAATTGTTGCAAACGCCAGCTTGCCGCGCTCTGCGGGGGGCTCCAAATCAAGTGGCTGTGCCCAATAAGATGCGGACAACACCGGCGCGCCATTCTCTTGTGTGACTTGCCAATAATATCCGCTCAGGGGTTGGGAAAAGCGCGGATCGCCCAATTCCCCGACAGTCAATTGCCCGTCAACATCGAGCTGCGTCTGACTGGTCAGCGTGACAACCCAAGCATCTAACTCGCTATGAATGCGTTCCTCGAAATAATTGCGAAAGAGCTGATTGAGGACCAGAGCGGTCGCGAGAAGGGCAGGGGAATCGCATGAGATTTAGGTGTTAATTATTTCGGCGAGGAAATCATCATCCCATGATGCAATGTGGCGCTTTGATCGCAGGCTATGCTTCCCCTTTACGGAGCGCAGCATGTTGCTTGCAGCGTGTTTTATGGTCGTAAAATTCGCTGGAGCATTGCCTTTTCGGATACGGCATTCATCGTCGCGAAACACCATGTCCATGACCCAATGCAGCCCGTTTTCTATTCCCCAGTGGTCACGGATGGCTTTGGCGTGATGTTCAGCATCTGATGTCATTGATGAAATGTAATAGCGGGTTTCGGCGCGCGTTTTATCCTGCAGGATGGCGTGGTACTGGACCATAACGATGCTTTTCAAACCGGGCCAATTGTGGTCCGCTTTAAGCCAGTCAATATCCGTGCACACTGTGACCCTCCTTGTTTCGATACGGCCATGAGACTTCTCTACCGTTTCGTGGTAAGTGACTGTTGTGTCGTCATAATCTACGGCCGCCTGTTCCGTCATGAATAATTCTGTGTCCTTGCGTAGGCTGCCCTGATTACCCTTCAAAGCGAGGATGTAGTCTGCTTCTTTGGAGATGATCTTCGCGGCGATTTCGCGTTGGCATCCCATAGCGTCGATGGTGACAATAGCCCCCTTCAGGGTGAGCAGTTCCAACAGTTCTGGTATGGCCGTTATCTCGTTGGACTTGCCGTCCACCTGCCGTTGCGCCAGCGTCAGATTCCATTCCGAACTCCAGGCCGAGATCATGTGAATTGCGGCCTTGCCGCCAGCTTTATCCAGGCTGCGGCGAGAGGTTTTCCCATCAATCGCGACCACTCCAGTCACCGTCTTGTTAAGGGAGGCCACCCAGTCGATAAAACAGGCCTGAAACGCCTCGGCATCCAAGGCCGCAAAGATGTTTCCAAGTTGGTCATGGGACGGTGTCCCGTCTGCAAAAGGTAGAAAACGCTTCAAAAAGCCCAGTTTCTTGGTCCCATATATCGAGATGGCCGTCCAGTCATTGGCACCTGACAAAACAGCGCATAGGGTTAAGAGGAGTATTTCCGGCAAAGGGTAAGTCACTTTAACCTCTTGACGTGAATCGCTTATATCTGAAAAATGCGTAAGAAATTCAATGGGATGGATCTCAGGTGAACTTGGGGTTGGCATGGCATATGACCTCGTTAAAACAGTAAAGATCACCCATCGAATCAGCCTCTACAACATTTGTCGACATCGTTATTGTTCATGCGATTGCCTTGCGAGAAGGGCGATGATCGTTGACAAAGCAGACGTGATCAAAAGTCGGAGGCTGAGAGATGACGTCAAACTTTTGCCTCGGCAATAACGTATCCAAAGCCGCGCTTTGTCTCGATCAGGTCTGACCCGAGTTTGCGCCGCAGCCGACCAATCAGAACTTCGATTGCATTGCTGTCGGGTTCTTGGTCGCGAAAATAGATGTTTTCTGCCAAGACACTTTGGGCGACGACCTCGCCTTTGTGGTGCAACAGATAGCTCAGCAGTCGAAATTCCAGCGGGGTAACTTTAATCCGCCGCCCCTCGAGTGTGATCCGCATTTGCAGCAGGTCGAGTTGTAAACCGCCGACGCTTAGCGCTGTCATTTTTTGTGTCGACGTGCGTCGTAAAAGTGCGCGCAGCCGCGCGAGCAGTTCTTCCATCTGGAACGGTTTCACCATGTAGTCGTCAGCGCCTGCGTCAATGCCCTCCACGCGCTCGTTCCAACTGCTTTTTGCACTCAGCAGCATGACGGGAAAATTTACCCCCTCTTTGCGCCAGTTGCGCAACACGCTGATCCCGTCCATCCGCGGCAGCCCAATATCAAGGATGGCTGCTGAATAACTTTCAGTGCCGCCTTTTTCCCATCCGTCTTCACCGTCACTGGCGATTTCGGCGATGTAGCCTTCGCTTTGCAGGACGTCTGCGATCAGGTCGGCGATCCGCGCCTCGTCTTCAACAATAAGAATGCGCATTCAACAGGCCCCTATGCCAAGTGTTGCGCCAGTTAACGCATCAACCGTCACAGTTTGAACCGAGCCGGTCTCCGTGACCATGCGGATTAAATATGCCCTGTTGTTGCCTGCCACAGTGAACCTGACGCGGATCATCTGACCGGGGTGTCGGCGCTGCACGATCCCGAAGATTTCGCGCAGAGGTTTCGCGTCGCCGCGGGCCACGGCGTCATTGGCGCGTGTCATGTTGCGCCGACTGATTGTGATGCCTTCACTGCCGCTGGGGGCGCTGCATCCACCTGCTGATTGATCCTGCTGGTCTCGGTCCGTCGACGAGTTATTGCCCGGTCCAGAAGGAGAGCTCGGTGGCGACGCAGGACTTGCGGCTGAGGGTGCGCTTGCCGGTGAGGCGGCAGAGGGTGATGAGGGGGCGCTTGGCGCCGAGGCCGCCTGTGCGCTGCTCAATTGGGTTAAGATCGGGTTGCAATACACAGCCCCGACCGCAAGGCCCAGTCGGGCAAGTGCCGCGCGCCGTGTGAGTGTTGTGTTCGAACTGCTCATCCGACTTTCTCCTCAAGTGAGCATGCTGGCACGATGAGATGGCTTTGGACAAACTGTTGCAAGGTCTTTGCGCAATCTGTCTTGATCCGCGTCGTGCACTCATCAGGGAACGCCACTGACAATAGGTCCGTGATCTCGACCAAGTTCATGTGCTCTTCGAGAATGGACCAAATGACGCTTGATCCGGGGTTGAGGCGATGAATACCAAGGCCATGACCGTCAGAGACATAAAGCTGTTCGTCGACGCAGGCTTGGATGGTTCCGTGTGCCCGTTGATAGGTGAGTTCGGGATCAAAGACGGGTTGCTCGTTCTGCATGGCGGAAATAAGTGCCACAGATTGCGATGGCAGCGCGTGCAATGGCACGTAGGTCACAGGTTTAGGCCATGAAAGGAATTGAAGTTCCAGAAAGTCCGCAGCCTGTTCTGCATCGCTATAGTTTAAGCGGTAGCGGGCGGCGGATTGGGTGACGGCGTGGCTCGCCATCAGAATCCTGCCAGAATGTGCCAAGCGCGCGAAATTCTGCGTAATAAGGTCATCAAGCAAATCGACCGATGAAATATCGTGCAGGTTTGGGTCTTTGTCATCGTCTTGTCGATCAAGCACGACGATGGCGCCAATTGGCAACATGGACCCACGCGCGGCGAGTGAACTGATCGCGAGGTAGCCATATTGCGCGTTTTCAAACGCTGCGCAGCGATCGACCCAACTGCGAAAGTCGTCGCTGAAGCTGTCGGGCAGCGGTAAACGCAGCCGAGGATTTATCCCGTTGGCGACCCCAAACATAGCCCCCTTATCGTCGATCTGAACGGGCAGAAAATCGTCGGTAAAGACGCGGTAGCCACGCTGGGCTAACACCGCTGTCAAAGTGCTTTTGCCGCTGCGCCGCCTGTTGGGAAACAACACAAGGCGGCCCCTGAATTCAACTGCAGCACAATGCAGACACAACCACGACGGATTGGACTGGATTTGCGCCCATGCAAGCGCCACGACCATTTCGCAAACAGCATTGACCGCGTCCCAGCGACGCGCTGGTTGGTCTGGGTCCCCAGTTTGGCACAGATAAGTGTCTGGACCATCACCCGTGATCGTCATGCACGGGGCAGGGGCGCAGTTTTCTTGCGTCAAAGTGAACGGCCAAGACGGTAAAACCTGTTCTAAAACAGGCAAAAGCGCCTCTGCGTTCTTTAACAGAACGGGCGCATCTAGGCCAGAAAACAGGACGTTCTGGTCGCCGTTTGGAGAGACTTTCAACATTTGGTCTACCGTAGAATAAAGAGCGCGTTCAAAAAAGGCCCCGTGACCCCGCATCGCGTCGTGAGGCCACGGGTTTGGAATTTTAAACCGTACAGAAATCTGGATTGGTGCTGTCTGTAACTGTCGCATCACAATCATCTGAGTTTGATGCACCGCTTGGCCCAGACGAACTGGATGGGCCACTGCTTGCAGACGGCCCACTGCTTGCAGACGGTGCGCTGCTTGCAGACGGCGCGCTGGCCGCAGACGCTGCACTGGCCGCAGACGCTGCACTGGCCGCTGATGCTGCGCTAGCTGCGTGTGCCATACTGATCGTGGTCATCGCAGGCACGGTATAGGCGACGACGGCGAGGCCGCCAATCTTTGTCAGCATGCGACGGCGGGAGAGGGACTTGCTGTTTTCGTCAGTCATGGGATTTCCTTTTGGCTTTGCGTTCGAGTTTCATGCGCTTGATCTGACGACGCCAGAAAAGCACCTCGGGAATTTTCATAGCCGATGCCAACTATTGATTGGCTTAAGCGCCTTGTCAGCGTTTTGTCAGGTTCGTTGGCCTATGCATGCCATTATCTTGAATGCAGGCGCATTTTGACTGCGAAAGGCCATTCCATTGCGGATATTTCAGCCACCCGAACGCACCTTGAAGACCCTCCACAGTTGGCTTGGCATTTTGATCCTGCCATGGATTCTCGTTATTGGAATGACGGGGCTTTACCTCAATCATTGGCAGTTCGTGAACCGCGTGCTGACACAGGCAAGCTATGATGAATCCCAGTTCGACCGCTGGCCCAACCCAGTGGAGCAAAATCTGGAGGATACAATTCTACTGGCCCAAACCCTTTGGCCGGATAGCAGCGTTCGAAATGTTGAATTTACCAATTACCACGACAGAGAGGCTTCGACATTAACGGCAGGCCGAACTCAGTTGATCGTTGATCTTGCAACGGGGCATTATTGGCTCAAAACGCAGTTCAGACGAAGAACCTACACCCCCGAAGGAACGCTGCTGCACACGAAAACCTACTGGGGCGCGTTGTTCAAATCAATTCATGAATACGGCTGGTTTGATCGTCGATTTGGCACATGGCTGGCCGACATTACGGCGAGCGCAATGGTCCTGTTCGGTTTGAGCGGCATCTACCTTTTTACCGCACCACGCTTGCGTCGCCGTAAAAACAGACGCGCGCGAATGGGTGCTTAGTTGTTTGATCCCACGGTTTGATGGTGTGATCTGTTCTTTGGAATGGAAGGACGCATTATGGTAAACATACAGGGAACCCCCTCTTTTTTTGGCATGATCTAAGGTGCGATTATTGCGCGAAGCTGGCGATATGGCTGGCGCGATATGAGGATTTTGATGATGAACAAGACTAGGCGTGGCCGAGGTTCCAAATACACGGATGATTTCAAGCGACAGCTTGTAGCGGAAAGCCACACTGCTGGCGTGAGTGTTCCAATGGTTGCCAAGAAGCACGGTGTGGGCACCAACCGGATTTATGCATGGCGCAGCGATGGGCGGTTTCAGCCTGACAAATCAGATATAGGCCAGTTCACCCCCGTAGAGATTGCCGATGCGGGTATGGTGGACACGCCTGCGTCATCCGGCACCAGCATCTTACCTGTCCCCCATATTGAGATCACACTTGAGAACGGTCGCAAGCTGAGCGTGAGCGACGGGGTTGATGCTGGCTTTGTGCTGGAACTGGCGCGAGGACTTGCAGCATGATCCCTGTTTTGGGGGATGCGAAGATCTGGCTTGCCGCAGGAGTTACGGATATGCGGCGCGGCTTCAACGGGCTGGCGGCGCAGACCGCGCAGGTTCTTGCAGCTGACCCTTACGCGGGGCATCTATTTTTGTTCCGTGGCCGTCGTGGCGATCAGATCAAGATGATCTGGTGGGATGGTCAGGGCGCGTGCCTGTTTACCAAACGGCTTGAACGTGGACGGTTCGTATGGCCCTCAGTCAAGGAAGGTAAAGTCAGCCTAAGCCGCGCACAGCTTGCGATGCTGATGGAAGGCATAGACTGGCGTATTCTCAAGAAGACATGGCGTCCAAGTATGGTTGGATAGCTGTATGTTTTATAGGACTTCTTGCCTTTGTGGGATTCCCATGATGCCCGAGATTTGGTATGTAATGGCATGAGTAAGACCCCTCCAAATCTGACTAATCTGCCCCCTGAAGTACAGGCATACGTTGCCGCGCAAACAGCGGAATTGTCAGAGCTGAAGCAAGCGTTTCTCGGGTCATCCCTTGGCCATGCGACGGTACAAAAACGCCTCAAGGATGAGATGGCATCAGTGGACGCCGCCCTGAGTGCCGAGCGCACCGCTCATGCGCGGGCCATCCAGAACCGAGACACCATCATCGCCGATCTGCGCCTGCAACTCCACGGTCACAACAAGCACCGCTTTGGCTCAAAGTCGGAAAGCAGTGCACAGCTGGCGCTTGAGTTGATCCTTGAAGAACTTGAGATCGAACAAGCCGTTGAGACAGATGATGAACCCTCTGACGCTGAGGCCAAGCCGCCCCGCACACCGCGCAAGCGCAAACCTTTCCCAAAGGGGCTGAAGCGTGTCCAAAAGACCATCACCCCCAGTGATGCTTGCACCGACTGTGGCGGCAGCTTCAAAGTGCTTGGAACGGATGTGATGGAGGAGTTGGAATATGTCCCGGGACATTACATCGTGAACCAAATTGGCCGCCCGCGTCTGGCCTGCACCTGTTGTGAGGCCGTTGTTCAGGCTGAGATGCCAAGCCGACCCATTCCGAAGAGCTTTGTCGGCCCCGCGCTGATGGCCCACATCCTGTGCTGTAAATACGGCTATCATCTGCCGCTGTATCGCCAGAGCCAGATGTTTGCCAACGAGGGCATTGATCTGAGTGGATCGCTCATGGCGGGATGGGTCGGCAAATGCACCAAACTGCTGGAGCGCGTCTCAGATGCAATCCGCGATCACGTCTTTGAGGCGCAGGCGATCTTCATGGATGACACAACGGTCAAGCTGCTCCAGAAGGGCAATGGCAAAGGAAAGAATAAGACCAAAACCGCGCGACTGTGGGTCTATGCCCGAAAAGAAGACACTTGGGCCAGCGGAGCTCCACCTGCGGTGTGGTACCAGTTCTCCACCAGCCGTGAGGCGGAGCATCCCAGCAAGCATCTCGAAAGCTATGAAGGCTACGCCCATGCGGATGCCTATGCTGGGTATAATGACGCCTACCGCACGGGGCGGGTCAAAGAGATGGCATGCATGGCCCATGTGCGGCGTGAGTTCTTTGACCTTTATGAAAGCACAAAGCTGCCCGTGGCGGGCGAAGCCGTGCTGCGGATTAAAAAGCTCTATGATGTTGAGACACAAGCGCGGTTCCTGCCCCCTGCGGAACGCGTGGCCCTGCGTCAGGAATACGCCAAGCCGATCTTTGATGACCTGGAAGTCTGGCTTAAAGAGCAACTGGGCAAGATCTCTAGCAAGACGCCGCTGGCCAAGGCGATCAAATATGCACTGGCGCGCCTGCCAAAGGCACGGCCCTATCTTGATCACGGCTTTCTTGAGCTGGACAACAACACAGCCGAGCGCGCAGTGCGCCCTGTGGCCGTGGGACGCAAAAACTATCTCTTCATGGGATCAGAAGCAGGCGGCAAATCTGCAGCAATTGCTTATACGTTGATAGAGACCGCCAAGATGAACAAAGTGAATCCCAAAG
This window contains:
- a CDS encoding transposase — protein: MMNKTRRGRGSKYTDDFKRQLVAESHTAGVSVPMVAKKHGVGTNRIYAWRSDGRFQPDKSDIGQFTPVEIADAGMVDTPASSGTSILPVPHIEITLENGRKLSVSDGVDAGFVLELARGLAA
- a CDS encoding PepSY domain-containing protein, with protein sequence MSSSNTTLTRRAALARLGLAVGAVYCNPILTQLSSAQAASAPSAPSSPSAASPASAPSAASPASPPSSPSGPGNNSSTDRDQQDQSAGGCSAPSGSEGITISRRNMTRANDAVARGDAKPLREIFGIVQRRHPGQMIRVRFTVAGNNRAYLIRMVTETGSVQTVTVDALTGATLGIGAC
- a CDS encoding IS256-like element ISOan3 family transposase; this translates as MKKTITASAGLASASNVHQLVETAWDKVGESFEQFCLTAGVASLVQMFGEDADTLAGGRYEHCTDKPGHRWGTAKGQVGFHGGKIELERARVRDKVTGKEIVLPSWEEASSGGFLEQWEMSLMLMNVSTRKYDRAVRLPEAKVPNKAGSGLSRSAVSRRFKALTQARLDEWMSSDLSELDLVAIQIDGLHLDDHLLVLAAVGVEVSGEKHPLGVIEGATENAATVQALLDNLIERGLDPAGCYLFIVDGAKALTKAIRRTFGADIPIQRCQIHKARNITDRLPPKLHASVRRALKQAWELDDADKAERLMRNLAQRLELEAPDVSKSILEGLDEILTVVRLGLPVELRRSLASTNIIESMNSVIRQVCRNVKRWRDAKMALRWTGAGMLEAAKGFRRLKAYKQLPILKQALLDHRNTVTLDQIKDVA
- a CDS encoding PepSY-associated TM helix domain-containing protein, producing the protein MRIFQPPERTLKTLHSWLGILILPWILVIGMTGLYLNHWQFVNRVLTQASYDESQFDRWPNPVEQNLEDTILLAQTLWPDSSVRNVEFTNYHDREASTLTAGRTQLIVDLATGHYWLKTQFRRRTYTPEGTLLHTKTYWGALFKSIHEYGWFDRRFGTWLADITASAMVLFGLSGIYLFTAPRLRRRKNRRARMGA
- a CDS encoding sensor histidine kinase — protein: MTVGELGDPRFSQPLSGYYWQVTQENGAPVLSASYWAQPLDLEPPAERGKLAFATIVGSDGEVYLTGSWRITLEHEGEARELLVAVAIDQTSVEAPISSFRRSVTMALALLGTFLVLASWFTVRIGLKPLDKVKAEVNLVKTKPGQRLSTDCAAEVAPLVKEVNDLLESQEQAVETARARASTLAHGLKTPLTVMRALAQDLRSGGDVSTIPDEIDYQVTSTQHLVERELARTRDQMSGQVVQCKTGPVLRKLVQAFQRRVGGDDVAWTMDIAPHAVCPFDEFALTELLGNLIDNATKWTGDKIAISAGGTAIRGFIQVSDNGPGISEAELASVMRRGKRLDETVPGHGLGLSIVQDMVAQRDVDLILSNLPDGGLNARLEWGS
- a CDS encoding ISAs1-like element ISOan1 family transposase translates to MIFTVLTRSYAMPTPSSPEIHPIEFLTHFSDISDSRQEVKVTYPLPEILLLTLCAVLSGANDWTAISIYGTKKLGFLKRFLPFADGTPSHDQLGNIFAALDAEAFQACFIDWVASLNKTVTGVVAIDGKTSRRSLDKAGGKAAIHMISAWSSEWNLTLAQRQVDGKSNEITAIPELLELLTLKGAIVTIDAMGCQREIAAKIISKEADYILALKGNQGSLRKDTELFMTEQAAVDYDDTTVTYHETVEKSHGRIETRRVTVCTDIDWLKADHNWPGLKSIVMVQYHAILQDKTRAETRYYISSMTSDAEHHAKAIRDHWGIENGLHWVMDMVFRDDECRIRKGNAPANFTTIKHAASNMLRSVKGKHSLRSKRHIASWDDDFLAEIINT
- a CDS encoding response regulator transcription factor; translation: MRILIVEDEARIADLIADVLQSEGYIAEIASDGEDGWEKGGTESYSAAILDIGLPRMDGISVLRNWRKEGVNFPVMLLSAKSSWNERVEGIDAGADDYMVKPFQMEELLARLRALLRRTSTQKMTALSVGGLQLDLLQMRITLEGRRIKVTPLEFRLLSYLLHHKGEVVAQSVLAENIYFRDQEPDSNAIEVLIGRLRRKLGSDLIETKRGFGYVIAEAKV
- the tnpC gene encoding IS66 family transposase, coding for MSKTPPNLTNLPPEVQAYVAAQTAELSELKQAFLGSSLGHATVQKRLKDEMASVDAALSAERTAHARAIQNRDTIIADLRLQLHGHNKHRFGSKSESSAQLALELILEELEIEQAVETDDEPSDAEAKPPRTPRKRKPFPKGLKRVQKTITPSDACTDCGGSFKVLGTDVMEELEYVPGHYIVNQIGRPRLACTCCEAVVQAEMPSRPIPKSFVGPALMAHILCCKYGYHLPLYRQSQMFANEGIDLSGSLMAGWVGKCTKLLERVSDAIRDHVFEAQAIFMDDTTVKLLQKGNGKGKNKTKTARLWVYARKEDTWASGAPPAVWYQFSTSREAEHPSKHLESYEGYAHADAYAGYNDAYRTGRVKEMACMAHVRREFFDLYESTKLPVAGEAVLRIKKLYDVETQARFLPPAERVALRQEYAKPIFDDLEVWLKEQLGKISSKTPLAKAIKYALARLPKARPYLDHGFLELDNNTAERAVRPVAVGRKNYLFMGSEAGGKSAAIAYTLIETAKMNKVNPKAWLAWVLERIQDHQANRINDLMPWAYQDMIDAKNAEAKAKDAA
- the tnpB gene encoding IS66 family insertion sequence element accessory protein TnpB (TnpB, as the term is used for proteins encoded by IS66 family insertion elements, is considered an accessory protein, since TnpC, encoded by a neighboring gene, is a DDE family transposase.) codes for the protein MIPVLGDAKIWLAAGVTDMRRGFNGLAAQTAQVLAADPYAGHLFLFRGRRGDQIKMIWWDGQGACLFTKRLERGRFVWPSVKEGKVSLSRAQLAMLMEGIDWRILKKTWRPSMVG
- a CDS encoding zinc-binding alcohol dehydrogenase family protein, giving the protein MKAVALTQYLPIENPNAFLDVTLETPRPQGHDILVGVKAVAVNPVDTKVRAPKDTVEPSPRVIGYDASGVVEAVGPDVTLFKAGDAVYYAGDITRSGTNQEFHLVDERIVGHKPTSLSHAEAAALPLTTITAYEAFFDRLGIDRDGADKGQTILIIGAAGGVGSIGIQLAKQAGLVVIATASRPETSAWVQDLGADHVISHGEDIVVQVRALGMHHVDHIAVFNDMRHWDAAVELIRPQGGIVSIDGTDSPMPMAGMKMKAASLHWEFMFARPMHKTPDMIEQHKLLSHVAKEIDAGRIRTTVSQVLTPINAANMREAHRLVETGKAKGKIVVEGF
- a CDS encoding PqqD family protein; this encodes MLKVSPNGDQNVLFSGLDAPVLLKNAEALLPVLEQVLPSWPFTLTQENCAPAPCMTITGDGPDTYLCQTGDPDQPARRWDAVNAVCEMVVALAWAQIQSNPSWLCLHCAAVEFRGRLVLFPNRRRSGKSTLTAVLAQRGYRVFTDDFLPVQIDDKGAMFGVANGINPRLRLPLPDSFSDDFRSWVDRCAAFENAQYGYLAISSLAARGSMLPIGAIVVLDRQDDDKDPNLHDISSVDLLDDLITQNFARLAHSGRILMASHAVTQSAARYRLNYSDAEQAADFLELQFLSWPKPVTYVPLHALPSQSVALISAMQNEQPVFDPELTYQRAHGTIQACVDEQLYVSDGHGLGIHRLNPGSSVIWSILEEHMNLVEITDLLSVAFPDECTTRIKTDCAKTLQQFVQSHLIVPACSLEEKVG